The Apium graveolens cultivar Ventura chromosome 6, ASM990537v1, whole genome shotgun sequence genome contains a region encoding:
- the LOC141667286 gene encoding uncharacterized protein LOC141667286 isoform X1, which translates to MNMSNCCSATYLTTIYPSHFIKSPTTPLPRFVTSSLSNKITVSLAEVENDDVFHDFIKDREINGDFVTKITDSLWLRDVKHIVNVKTQLRSHSSQVYQESIDDQSEGGFLKLKTTSEWLLGDNTAPVNKKVMYEEFQNDKERRKRLNLLKYEALKKELLLLTVGIGTACSGYCLIALSFQAAVSYATGVLFSCLYLQLLCQRADKISRDEVPQIFRQKKTKKIGIRSQDLEDSFEKFIKGSSIALSSPRLVIPAVIYGLWGLSQHFTKDIFDFQLVPGMVGIFAYKAAALVQVYRDNEDLQLIFPEDN; encoded by the exons ATGAATATGAGTAATTGTTGTTCCGCCACTTATCTCACCACCATTTATCCATCTCATTTCATAAAATCTCCGACAACCCCCCTTCCTCGTTTTGTTACTTCATCTCTTTCCAACAAAATCACCGTCTCATTAGCTGAAGTTGAAAATGATGATGTTTTTCATGATTTTATTAAGGATAGAGAGATTAATGGAGATTTTGTTACTAAGATTACCGACAGTCTCTGGCTCAGGGATGTCAAACACATTGTCAATGTCAAAACTCAACTGCGCTCTCACTCGTCACAAGTATACCAGGAG TCCATAGATGACCAAAGTGAGGGCGGGTTCTTAAAACTGAAAACAACCAGTGAGTGGCTTCTTGGTGACAACACTGCACCAGTTAATAAGAAAGTAATGTATGAG GAATTTCAGAATGACAAAGAAAGAAGGAAGAGACTGAACCTCCTCAAATACGAAGCT CTTAAAAAGGAATTACTTCTACTGACAGTAGGAATTGGAACTGCATGCAGTGGATATTGTTTGATAGCTTTATCATTCCAG GCTGCTGTGAGTTATGCAACTGGAGTTCTTTTCAG CTGTTTGTATCTTCAACTTCTATGTCAACGTGCAGACAAAATTTCCAGAGATGAAGTTCCTCAAATTTTCAggcaaaagaagacaaagaa AATAGGAATAAGAAGCCAAGACCTGGAAGATTCATTTGAGAAGTTTATCAAGGGCAGTAGCATTGCTCTTTCATCACCAAGGCTTGTCATCCCCGCTGTGATATATGGATTATGGGGACTTTCTCAGCATTTCACGAAAGATATATTTGATTTCCAG CTAGTGCCAGGAATGGTTGGAATATTTGCTTATAAAGCTGCAGCTCTAGTTCAAGTTTATAGGGACAATGAAGATCTGCAATTGATTTTTCCAGAGGATAACTAA
- the LOC141668427 gene encoding cytochrome P450 94A2-like — protein sequence MSTSNLLTKTKSEELLPTYPLIGSFPSIVANQDRVIQWTSDILLNSPSSSFILHRPFGQESVLTSNPANVKHMLETSFNVYQKGDTFRNTLSDLFGQGTFLADGEQWKSQRQVLSHEFDNQEFVKFFQSVVSSKIINGLIPVLSHASANKLELNFQDILERFGLDTICNVACGYDDNSLLPSLPPSVLGQAFHDALRISNQRFSELLPIIWRTKRFLNIGSEKELRNGLNVIQNFLKESVEKKKDEVRKNKKSQDFLSLLLFSGITDDNFLKDMVINFILAGLESVSAALTWYFWLISKNPEREAKILDELNEDSSDILTYTHASIYESLRIYPSVPVNSRTAVQDDVMPDGTQVKKGSRVSYHNYAMGRSEKLWGNDWEEFKPERFLKRDENDGKLVLVRADQFDFPQFHAGPRTCMGREMATWQMKRVIAAVLRQFKVVAVMDQDGYEPKFISYFNSKMEGGFPVKIVERV from the coding sequence ATGTCGACTTCGAATCTCTTAACTAAAACCAAATCCGAAGAACTTCTACCAACATATCCTCTTATCGGTTCATTTCCTTCCATCGTAGCTAATCAAGACCGAGTCATCCAATGGACGTCAGACATTCTTCTGAATTCACCTTCTTCATCTTTCATTCTTCATCGTCCATTCGGTCAAGAGAGTGTCTTGACATCAAATCCTGCAAATGTTAAACATATGTTAGAGACAAGCTTCAATGTTTACCAAAAGGGTGACACTTTTCGAAACACCTTATCTGATTTATTCGGACAAGGTACATTTCTTGCTGATGGTGAGCAGTGGAAATCACAAAGACAAGTTCTGAGCCATGAGTTTGATAACCAAGAATTTGTCAAGTTTTTTCAAAGTGTAGTTTCTTCCAAAATTATCAATGGTCTCATTCCGGTCTTATCTCATGCGTCGGCAAATAAACTCGAGCTCAATTTTCAAGACATACTTGAAAGATTTGGACTGGACACAATATGTAATGTTGCGTGTGGATATGATGACAATTCTTTGTTACCATCTCTTCCTCCATCTGTATTAGGTCAAGCTTTTCATGATGCACTTCGAATTAGCAACCAAAGATTCAGTGAACTTTTACCTATAATCTGGAGAACCAAAAGGTTTCTTAACATCGGATCTGAGAAAGAGCTCAGAAACGGATTAAATGTCATACAAAATTTCCTCAAAGAAAGTGTAGAGAAAAAGAAGGATGAAGTCCGCAAAAACAAGAAGTCTCAGGACTTCTTATCACTTCTACTATTCTCTGGTATTACAGACGATAACTTTCTCAAAGATATGGTCATCAACTTCATTTTAGCGGGTCTAGAATCTGTATCAGCAGCCTTAACATGGTACTTCTGGCTGATCTCCAAAAACCCTGAAAGAGAAGCAAAGATTCTTGATGAACTTAATGAAGATTCATCAGATATATTAACATACACTCATGCATCAATTTACGAAAGCTTAAGAATATATCCATCTGTTCCTGTGAACTCGAGAACAGCTGTACAAGATGATGTGATGCCAGATGGGACTCAAGTCAAGAAAGGTTCAAGAGTAAGTTATCATAATTATGCAATGGGGCGGTCGGAGAAGTTGTGGGGGAATGACTGGGAAGAATTCAAGCCTGAAAGgtttttgaaaagagatgaaaaTGATGGAAAACTGGTATTGGTGAGGGCCGACCAATTTGACTTTCCACAGTTTCATGCAGGTCCAAGAACTTGCATGGGTAGGGAGATGGCTACATGGCAGATGAAGAGGGTGATTGCAGCTGTGCTGCGGCAGTTTAAGGTGGTGGCAGTGATGGATCAGGATGGTTATGAACCTAAATTTATATCCTACTTCAATTCAAAGATGGAAGGTGGTTTTCCTGTGAAAATTGTAGAAAGGGTTTGA
- the LOC141667286 gene encoding uncharacterized protein LOC141667286 isoform X2, with protein MNMSNCCSATYLTTIYPSHFIKSPTTPLPRFVTSSLSNKITVSLAEVENDDVFHDFIKDREINGDFVTKITDSLWLRDVKHIVNVKTQLRSHSSQVYQESIDDQSEGGFLKLKTTSEWLLGDNTAPVNKKVMYELKKELLLLTVGIGTACSGYCLIALSFQAAVSYATGVLFSCLYLQLLCQRADKISRDEVPQIFRQKKTKKIGIRSQDLEDSFEKFIKGSSIALSSPRLVIPAVIYGLWGLSQHFTKDIFDFQLVPGMVGIFAYKAAALVQVYRDNEDLQLIFPEDN; from the exons ATGAATATGAGTAATTGTTGTTCCGCCACTTATCTCACCACCATTTATCCATCTCATTTCATAAAATCTCCGACAACCCCCCTTCCTCGTTTTGTTACTTCATCTCTTTCCAACAAAATCACCGTCTCATTAGCTGAAGTTGAAAATGATGATGTTTTTCATGATTTTATTAAGGATAGAGAGATTAATGGAGATTTTGTTACTAAGATTACCGACAGTCTCTGGCTCAGGGATGTCAAACACATTGTCAATGTCAAAACTCAACTGCGCTCTCACTCGTCACAAGTATACCAGGAG TCCATAGATGACCAAAGTGAGGGCGGGTTCTTAAAACTGAAAACAACCAGTGAGTGGCTTCTTGGTGACAACACTGCACCAGTTAATAAGAAAGTAATGTATGAG CTTAAAAAGGAATTACTTCTACTGACAGTAGGAATTGGAACTGCATGCAGTGGATATTGTTTGATAGCTTTATCATTCCAG GCTGCTGTGAGTTATGCAACTGGAGTTCTTTTCAG CTGTTTGTATCTTCAACTTCTATGTCAACGTGCAGACAAAATTTCCAGAGATGAAGTTCCTCAAATTTTCAggcaaaagaagacaaagaa AATAGGAATAAGAAGCCAAGACCTGGAAGATTCATTTGAGAAGTTTATCAAGGGCAGTAGCATTGCTCTTTCATCACCAAGGCTTGTCATCCCCGCTGTGATATATGGATTATGGGGACTTTCTCAGCATTTCACGAAAGATATATTTGATTTCCAG CTAGTGCCAGGAATGGTTGGAATATTTGCTTATAAAGCTGCAGCTCTAGTTCAAGTTTATAGGGACAATGAAGATCTGCAATTGATTTTTCCAGAGGATAACTAA